The Methanobacterium sp. BAmetb5 genome includes a region encoding these proteins:
- a CDS encoding NAD(P)/FAD-dependent oxidoreductase has translation MKIYDIAVVGAGPAGCMAAIQGAKQGKNVILLERNDKIGRKLLLTGNGRCNLTNTSSLKVFLEKFGKRGSFYRDAFNTFSNQDMMEFFKENDLEMKVEEEGRVFPITEKAESVAEVLIKVLNKYGVKIVYNYRLKHLNKSSKIFKLSSTENEVITASKVIIATGGVSYGFTGSTGDGLNMAELLGHNITELKPGGVPLRVREKWIHKLKGVTLIDVGLKIAYGGKKITLPQGNLLLTHFGVSGPVILDMSHDIINLWDEHGDLKLYIDFKPGEKRESLEGELIRDFQNNSKKILKNYLKKHLPNRTIEPILNTISLDPQKQLNQVTKKERLKLQEALKALPLTVTGHLPLDKAMVTCGGIDKKEIDPKTMESKLVSGLYFAGEIISGCGRRGGYNLQQAFSTGYVAGCSAASSEN, from the coding sequence ATGAAAATATACGACATAGCTGTAGTGGGAGCCGGACCTGCCGGTTGCATGGCCGCCATCCAGGGGGCAAAACAGGGAAAAAATGTGATTTTGCTGGAGAGAAACGATAAAATAGGTCGTAAACTGCTCCTAACCGGTAACGGTAGATGCAATCTTACCAATACTTCCAGTTTGAAAGTTTTCCTTGAAAAGTTTGGCAAAAGAGGTTCATTCTATCGTGATGCCTTCAACACATTTTCCAACCAGGACATGATGGAGTTTTTTAAAGAAAATGACCTTGAAATGAAGGTAGAAGAAGAGGGACGTGTATTCCCCATCACTGAAAAGGCAGAATCTGTGGCTGAAGTTTTAATAAAGGTTTTGAATAAATACGGGGTAAAAATTGTTTATAATTACCGTTTAAAGCATTTAAATAAAAGTTCAAAGATTTTCAAACTTTCCTCAACCGAAAATGAGGTAATCACCGCCAGTAAAGTTATCATTGCCACGGGAGGAGTTAGCTATGGCTTCACCGGCTCAACTGGGGATGGTTTAAATATGGCAGAATTATTGGGCCATAATATTACCGAACTAAAACCAGGTGGTGTTCCCCTTAGGGTGCGGGAAAAATGGATTCATAAGTTAAAGGGAGTTACCCTGATAGATGTGGGCCTCAAGATAGCATACGGAGGTAAAAAAATAACTTTACCCCAGGGAAACCTTCTTTTAACCCACTTTGGTGTGTCAGGACCAGTAATTCTGGATATGAGTCATGATATTATAAATCTTTGGGATGAACACGGTGATTTAAAGCTCTACATTGACTTTAAACCGGGAGAAAAGAGAGAATCCCTGGAAGGAGAGCTAATTAGAGACTTCCAGAATAACAGTAAAAAGATTCTAAAGAACTACTTAAAAAAACATCTCCCCAACCGCACCATTGAACCTATATTAAATACCATATCACTTGATCCCCAGAAACAGTTGAACCAGGTCACCAAAAAGGAGAGGTTGAAGTTGCAGGAAGCACTCAAAGCCCTGCCTTTAACTGTAACTGGTCATCTCCCCCTGGATAAGGCCATGGTAACCTGTGGGGGCATCGACAAGAAGGAAATTGACCCTAAAACTATGGAATCCAAGTTGGTTAGTGGATTATATTTTGCCGGGGAGATAATATCTGGCTGTGGCCGTAGAGGCGGGTATAACTTA